In Listeria cossartiae subsp. cossartiae, one genomic interval encodes:
- the pieS gene encoding two component system sensor histidine kinase PieS, giving the protein MKRMKFKYAYQLFFTQFIILLIACIMIGLLVSHSLKDYFYQSQVNDLTSYGETISMDIRHSPQDATMQVLNTYQRTLDVKKIHYTIKNADDETIYPTQLNQPLPKDFSISADDKKKLESGETVSKKIDNRFNREMTIVYVPIMDGNKFVGSIVLNSPISGTQQVVGTINRYMFYTILLSITVALILSAILSKLQVNRINKLRAATKDVIQGNYKARLKENNFDEIGALAIDFNKMTQTLETSQEEIERQEKRRRQFIADVSHEMRTPLTTISGLTEGLVNDIIPKSETDRCIALIDTEARRLTKLVNENLDYEKIRSNKIKLQKTRFNGKEFLELIKEQLDYVASEKGNTITVAIDKDMAIYADYDRLTQVFINIVKNSVQFTENGQITLTGTQDYKESVLTITDTGIGMNTEELEQIWERFFKADMSRTNTAFGESGIGLSIVKQLIEYHDGTITATSEPNKGTSFTIRLPFFQDNEQ; this is encoded by the coding sequence ATGAAGCGAATGAAATTTAAATATGCCTATCAACTATTTTTCACGCAATTTATCATTTTGCTTATCGCTTGTATTATGATTGGGCTGCTTGTCTCCCACTCTTTAAAAGATTATTTTTATCAAAGCCAAGTAAATGACTTAACGAGTTACGGGGAGACGATTTCGATGGATATTCGTCATTCGCCGCAAGATGCTACGATGCAAGTTTTGAATACGTATCAACGAACATTAGATGTGAAAAAAATCCATTATACAATCAAAAATGCCGATGACGAAACGATTTATCCAACTCAGCTAAATCAGCCATTACCTAAGGATTTTTCTATTTCAGCGGATGATAAGAAAAAATTAGAAAGTGGCGAAACGGTTAGTAAAAAGATTGATAATCGTTTTAATAGAGAAATGACGATTGTGTACGTTCCGATTATGGATGGCAACAAATTTGTCGGTTCGATTGTGTTGAATTCTCCGATTAGTGGCACGCAGCAAGTCGTTGGTACAATTAATCGTTATATGTTCTACACTATTTTGCTTTCCATCACCGTAGCACTTATTCTTAGTGCGATTTTATCCAAGCTACAAGTTAATCGGATTAATAAATTGCGAGCTGCCACCAAAGATGTTATTCAAGGCAATTACAAAGCTCGACTAAAAGAAAATAACTTCGATGAAATCGGCGCACTGGCTATTGATTTCAATAAAATGACGCAAACACTTGAAACATCCCAAGAAGAAATTGAGCGTCAAGAAAAACGGCGGCGGCAATTTATCGCGGATGTTTCTCATGAGATGCGCACCCCACTTACAACGATTAGTGGTCTCACAGAAGGTTTAGTCAATGATATTATTCCAAAAAGCGAAACCGACCGTTGTATCGCACTCATTGACACTGAAGCTAGACGTTTAACAAAATTAGTCAATGAGAATTTAGATTATGAAAAAATTCGTAGCAATAAAATCAAACTTCAAAAAACACGCTTTAATGGCAAAGAATTCCTCGAGTTAATTAAAGAGCAACTTGATTACGTAGCGAGCGAAAAAGGCAACACGATTACGGTCGCTATTGATAAAGATATGGCTATTTATGCAGACTACGACAGATTAACACAAGTATTTATCAATATTGTCAAAAACAGTGTGCAGTTTACAGAAAATGGTCAGATTACTTTAACTGGTACGCAAGATTATAAAGAGTCTGTCTTGACGATTACTGATACGGGGATCGGCATGAACACAGAAGAATTAGAGCAAATTTGGGAAAGATTTTTCAAAGCAGATATGTCGCGGACGAATACTGCTTTTGGTGAATCCGGCATCGGACTGTCGATTGTGAAGCAATTAATTGAATATCACGATGGGACAATTACCGCAACAAGTGAGCCAAACAAAGGTACAAGCTTCACGATTCGCCTTCCTTTTTTCCAAGATAATGAGCAATAA
- the recD2 gene encoding SF1B family DNA helicase RecD2 — translation MAEQDSLALFDDTPEELFMKGTMLSTIFYNAENLFSVVRILVKETNADWDEKDIIVTGFFPALHEQEVYTFYGKMQEHAKFGQQFKADRFRKEMPQSRAGLINYLSGELFKGIGKVTAENIVDTIGDDAITKILSDPSLLNTVPKLPSGAAESLLASLRENQGLEHVMVGLNEYGFGPQLSMKIFQAYKQNAMEVLENNPYKLIEDVKGIGFQRADELGRKLGLGGNHPERLRAGILFMLDSVCMQQGHVYMEQEVLLGEVTYLLEESEGIRIDQSILVSQVEKLAEEQKIITENTRVYMPSLYYSESGFAYHVKRMMKQTEYQEQFPQSEFLLALGELEERIGVHYGDSQRQALEQALMSPMLVLTGGPGTGKTTVIKGIVELYAELNGVSLDPHAYKDGATFPVLLAAPTGRAAKRMSESTGLPAMTIHRLLGMNGQEQMDDDAERLIDGRLLIVDEMSMVDIWLANQLFRALPAHMQVVLVGDQDQLPSVGPGQVLKDILESEQIPTVALSDIYRQKDGSSIIEMAHYIKEGMLPADFTKNRADRSFFHCTVNQIGDVVEQVVKNAKNKGFRAKDIQVLAPMYRGPAGIDILNKKLQEIFNPNDTGRRKEVQFGEIKYRVHDKVLQLINQPEKNVFNGDIGEIVSIIYAKENTEKQDMIVVQFDQTEVSYYRQEFNQLTHAYCCSIHKAQGSEFPIVIMPIVRSYYRMLRRDLLYTGVTRSKQFLILCGEEEAFRMGIERIDENKRNTTLSERLMSEDVMLEQMTNKRILTSENITEIDPMIGMEGITPEQFMAG, via the coding sequence ATGGCTGAACAAGACTCTCTCGCCTTATTTGATGATACACCAGAAGAACTTTTCATGAAGGGCACGATGCTGTCTACCATTTTTTATAATGCCGAAAACCTCTTTTCTGTTGTGCGAATACTTGTGAAAGAAACCAATGCGGATTGGGATGAAAAAGATATTATCGTCACCGGCTTTTTCCCAGCACTTCACGAACAAGAAGTCTATACATTTTACGGAAAAATGCAGGAACATGCCAAATTTGGTCAACAATTCAAAGCAGATAGATTTCGTAAAGAAATGCCACAATCGCGCGCCGGCTTAATTAATTATCTTTCCGGAGAACTCTTCAAAGGAATTGGTAAAGTGACAGCCGAAAACATTGTCGATACGATTGGCGACGATGCGATTACGAAAATTTTATCGGACCCAAGCTTGTTAAATACGGTGCCTAAATTACCATCTGGCGCAGCGGAAAGTTTGCTAGCGTCCCTTAGAGAAAATCAAGGCTTGGAACATGTGATGGTCGGGCTGAATGAATATGGCTTTGGTCCACAGTTATCGATGAAAATTTTCCAAGCGTATAAACAAAATGCAATGGAAGTGTTAGAAAACAATCCGTATAAATTAATAGAAGACGTCAAAGGAATTGGTTTTCAACGAGCGGATGAACTGGGACGAAAACTCGGTCTTGGTGGGAATCATCCAGAGCGGCTTCGTGCGGGGATTTTATTTATGCTGGATTCTGTCTGCATGCAGCAAGGGCATGTGTATATGGAGCAAGAAGTTCTTCTCGGAGAAGTGACCTATTTGCTGGAAGAAAGTGAAGGCATTCGCATCGACCAAAGTATTTTAGTGTCCCAAGTCGAAAAATTAGCAGAAGAACAAAAGATAATTACCGAAAATACACGTGTTTATATGCCTTCGCTATATTATTCAGAAAGTGGCTTTGCGTACCATGTGAAACGAATGATGAAACAAACCGAATATCAAGAGCAATTTCCGCAATCTGAATTTTTACTGGCTCTCGGGGAATTGGAAGAACGAATTGGTGTTCACTATGGCGACTCACAGCGTCAAGCTTTAGAGCAAGCCTTAATGTCTCCAATGCTCGTGCTTACTGGCGGACCCGGGACAGGTAAAACGACGGTTATTAAAGGAATTGTAGAATTGTATGCTGAGTTGAATGGTGTTAGCCTTGATCCGCACGCGTACAAAGATGGAGCCACTTTTCCAGTATTACTTGCGGCTCCAACTGGACGAGCGGCGAAACGAATGTCTGAATCAACTGGGCTTCCAGCGATGACGATTCACCGTTTGCTTGGAATGAATGGTCAAGAACAAATGGACGACGACGCAGAAAGACTCATTGATGGCCGACTTTTAATCGTTGATGAGATGTCGATGGTGGATATTTGGCTTGCTAATCAATTGTTCCGGGCTTTGCCAGCGCATATGCAAGTCGTGCTCGTAGGTGACCAAGATCAACTACCATCAGTTGGACCGGGGCAAGTATTAAAAGACATTCTTGAGTCAGAACAAATTCCAACCGTGGCACTTTCAGATATTTATCGCCAAAAAGATGGATCGTCGATTATTGAAATGGCGCATTATATTAAAGAAGGCATGTTACCAGCTGATTTCACGAAAAATAGAGCAGATCGTTCTTTTTTCCATTGTACGGTGAACCAGATTGGTGATGTCGTTGAACAAGTAGTTAAAAATGCGAAAAATAAAGGCTTTCGAGCAAAAGACATTCAAGTTTTAGCGCCGATGTATCGTGGGCCAGCGGGAATTGATATTTTAAATAAAAAACTCCAAGAAATTTTTAATCCAAATGATACAGGACGGCGAAAAGAAGTCCAATTTGGCGAAATTAAGTATCGGGTTCACGACAAAGTACTGCAACTAATTAATCAACCAGAGAAAAATGTATTCAATGGCGATATTGGTGAGATTGTTTCGATTATTTATGCGAAAGAAAATACCGAAAAGCAAGATATGATTGTCGTGCAGTTTGACCAAACAGAAGTTTCTTATTATCGGCAAGAATTTAACCAATTAACACACGCTTATTGTTGTTCGATTCATAAAGCGCAGGGAAGTGAATTTCCGATTGTAATTATGCCGATTGTTCGGAGCTATTACCGCATGTTGCGCCGTGATTTACTTTATACCGGAGTAACAAGAAGTAAACAGTTTCTAATTCTCTGCGGGGAAGAAGAAGCTTTTCGAATGGGAATAGAACGAATTGATGAAAATAAACGCAATACGACACTTTCCGAACGTTTAATGAGCGAAGATGTAATGCTCGAACAAATGACGAATAAACGAATACTTACCTCCGAAAATATTACCGAAATTGATCCAATGATTGGGATGGAAGGGATTACTCCAGAACAATTTATGGCAGGATAA
- a CDS encoding tetratricopeptide repeat protein, translated as MQEGNLEEAVKLFTEVIEEHPSDPVGYINFGNVLLSMDDFERAELFFKRALELDDTVPAAYYSLGNLYYELERYQEAADSFQNATKQGMENGDLFFMLGMSFVQMEELTLAMPYLLRSVELNPEDGEALFQYGIVLARSGFYEDAITMLERVLLVKPEDPDALYNIGAAYLAWQGDIVLAKTYFERALATGIPHELAENALNAIQDLENEAE; from the coding sequence ATGCAAGAAGGCAATTTAGAAGAAGCGGTCAAATTATTTACAGAAGTCATCGAAGAACATCCAAGTGATCCAGTTGGTTATATCAATTTTGGGAACGTATTGCTTTCCATGGATGACTTTGAACGTGCAGAATTATTTTTCAAAAGAGCGCTTGAACTAGATGATACGGTTCCGGCGGCTTACTATAGCTTAGGCAATTTATATTATGAATTAGAACGTTATCAAGAAGCCGCTGATAGCTTCCAAAATGCCACCAAACAAGGGATGGAAAATGGCGACTTATTTTTCATGTTAGGAATGAGCTTTGTTCAAATGGAAGAATTAACGCTAGCGATGCCGTATTTACTTAGAAGTGTGGAGTTAAATCCAGAAGACGGGGAAGCATTATTCCAATATGGAATTGTACTTGCTCGAAGCGGTTTTTATGAAGATGCGATTACGATGCTGGAACGCGTACTGCTTGTGAAACCAGAAGATCCAGATGCGCTTTACAATATTGGTGCTGCTTATCTAGCGTGGCAAGGCGATATCGTACTTGCAAAAACATATTTCGAACGCGCTCTTGCAACTGGTATACCACATGAATTAGCCGAAAACGCATTAAATGCCATTCAAGATTTAGAAAATGAAGCAGAATAA
- a CDS encoding alpha/beta hydrolase yields the protein MKKIAIFGSAIVIFCLLIWGYFYFNSEPSTIAENAANSSKTVDVLEENDILVFTPRKSDAGMSIILYPGAFVDALSYAPLANKLASSGYKTYIVEMPLNLAVFGKNRAADIIDEAPDEKFVIGGHSLGGVMASRFAHDNEAELEGAFFLASYPDEKGSLKNAPFPAISITGTKDDVLNQDAYDKNKKYLPKDTTFVSIEGGNHAQFGAYGEQHGDGKATISVTEQTDQVANAIISWLNTSVKNQER from the coding sequence ATGAAAAAGATAGCGATTTTCGGGAGTGCGATTGTTATATTTTGCCTCCTTATATGGGGATATTTTTATTTCAACTCAGAACCTTCTACGATTGCAGAAAATGCTGCAAATTCATCTAAAACAGTAGATGTGCTCGAGGAAAATGACATTCTTGTTTTTACGCCGCGGAAATCTGATGCTGGTATGAGTATTATTTTATATCCAGGTGCGTTTGTGGATGCGCTTAGCTATGCACCGCTTGCAAACAAATTAGCTTCGAGTGGTTATAAAACGTATATCGTCGAAATGCCCCTTAATTTAGCTGTTTTTGGCAAAAATCGAGCGGCGGATATTATTGACGAAGCTCCTGATGAGAAATTTGTGATTGGTGGTCATTCGCTAGGTGGTGTGATGGCTTCAAGATTCGCACACGATAATGAAGCAGAACTAGAAGGCGCATTTTTCTTAGCCAGTTATCCCGATGAAAAAGGTTCACTCAAAAATGCTCCTTTTCCAGCTATTTCTATTACTGGGACAAAGGATGACGTCTTAAATCAAGATGCTTATGACAAAAATAAAAAATACTTACCTAAAGATACTACTTTTGTTTCAATCGAAGGCGGAAATCATGCGCAATTTGGTGCTTACGGCGAACAACACGGTGACGGAAAAGCAACAATCAGTGTAACCGAACAGACAGATCAAGTCGCAAATGCGATTATTTCGTGGCTGAATACATCGGTAAAAAATCAAGAAAGATAA
- the mnmA gene encoding tRNA 2-thiouridine(34) synthase MnmA, with protein MTTNNSDIRVVVGMSGGVDSSVTAHILKEQGYDVIGIFMKNWDDTDEFGVCTATEDYDDVIRVANQIGIPYYAVNFEKEYWDKVFTYFLDEYKLGRTPNPDVMCNKEIKFKAFLEHAESLGADYVATGHYAQVKKVGDEIELLRGVDNNKDQTYFLNQLSQDQLKKVMFPLGGMEKTEVREIAKKAGLATADKKDSTGICFIGERNFKQFLSEYLPAQPGEMKTLDGEVLGKHDGLMYYTIGQRHGLGIGGDGEPWFVVGKDLKKNVLFVEQGFHHETLYSDSLIATDISFTTNAEKPKTIECTAKFRYRQTDTKVTVHLREDGTAEVVFADPVRAITPGQAVVFYDGDICLGGGTIDTVWKNGTQLDYVG; from the coding sequence TTGACTACAAATAATAGTGACATTCGTGTCGTTGTCGGCATGTCAGGCGGAGTGGATTCATCAGTCACTGCTCATATATTGAAAGAACAAGGTTACGATGTCATTGGAATTTTCATGAAAAATTGGGACGATACCGATGAATTTGGTGTTTGTACAGCAACGGAAGATTACGATGATGTTATTCGTGTAGCAAACCAAATTGGTATCCCGTATTATGCGGTCAATTTTGAAAAAGAATATTGGGACAAAGTGTTTACGTATTTCTTAGATGAATACAAACTTGGTCGTACGCCAAACCCCGATGTGATGTGTAATAAAGAAATTAAATTTAAGGCATTTTTAGAACATGCGGAAAGTCTTGGCGCGGATTATGTGGCGACTGGTCACTATGCACAAGTGAAAAAAGTAGGTGATGAAATCGAATTGCTTCGTGGCGTCGATAACAATAAAGACCAAACGTACTTTTTAAACCAACTTTCCCAAGACCAACTGAAAAAAGTCATGTTCCCACTTGGCGGTATGGAAAAAACCGAAGTACGTGAAATCGCGAAAAAAGCGGGACTTGCTACTGCTGACAAAAAAGATAGCACCGGCATTTGCTTTATTGGCGAAAGAAACTTTAAGCAATTTTTAAGTGAATATCTTCCAGCACAACCCGGCGAAATGAAAACCTTAGACGGCGAAGTACTTGGTAAGCATGATGGCTTAATGTATTACACTATTGGTCAACGTCATGGTTTAGGTATTGGCGGAGACGGTGAACCTTGGTTTGTTGTCGGTAAAGATTTGAAAAAAAATGTGTTGTTTGTAGAACAAGGTTTCCATCATGAAACATTGTACTCAGATTCCTTAATTGCGACCGATATCTCTTTTACTACCAATGCAGAAAAACCAAAAACAATCGAATGTACTGCAAAATTCCGTTATCGTCAAACAGATACAAAAGTAACGGTACACTTACGCGAAGATGGTACAGCCGAAGTTGTTTTTGCTGACCCAGTGCGCGCTATTACACCTGGTCAAGCAGTCGTTTTCTATGATGGCGACATTTGTCTTGGCGGCGGAACAATTGATACTGTTTGGAAAAATGGCACGCAATTAGATTATGTAGGTTAA
- a CDS encoding cysteine desulfurase family protein, with the protein MENRIYLDHAATSPIHPEVIQTMLGAITNTYGNPSSIHYAGREARKALDEARHTIAKSIHATEKEIIFTSGGTEGDNLALIGTALAHQENGKHIITSQIEHHAVLKTCEYLETQGFEVTYLPVDEHGIVSTESVEKALRPDTILVSIMYGNNEIGSIQPIAEIGAALSEHQAIFHTDAVQAYGLLNIDVTELGVDLLTTSSHKINGPRGVGFLYVKNGTRLAYQMHGGEQERKRRAGTENLAGICGFSAASTIMTNERELKNEEYVSFKKRMAEIWRSAELDFEVNGLEANTLPHVFSVRFPGVSIEQLLMNLDMEGIAVSSGSACTAGTVDPSHVLVALFGENHPAIQETVRISFGLGNHLEEVETAATKISEVVARLMKI; encoded by the coding sequence ATGGAAAACAGAATTTACTTAGACCATGCTGCGACAAGTCCAATTCATCCAGAAGTTATCCAAACAATGCTTGGCGCAATCACTAATACGTACGGCAATCCTTCCAGTATTCATTACGCTGGACGAGAGGCAAGAAAAGCATTGGATGAAGCTCGTCACACAATTGCTAAAAGTATCCACGCTACAGAAAAAGAAATTATTTTTACAAGCGGCGGTACAGAAGGCGATAATTTGGCACTTATTGGAACGGCTTTGGCACATCAAGAAAACGGAAAACACATTATTACTTCTCAGATTGAGCATCATGCTGTTTTAAAAACATGTGAATATCTTGAGACTCAAGGCTTTGAAGTGACTTACTTGCCAGTAGATGAGCATGGAATCGTGTCAACAGAGAGCGTAGAGAAAGCTTTACGACCAGATACAATTCTCGTTTCCATCATGTACGGTAATAATGAAATTGGCTCGATTCAGCCGATTGCGGAGATTGGCGCGGCGTTAAGCGAACATCAAGCCATTTTCCACACTGATGCAGTACAAGCTTACGGGCTATTAAATATAGATGTAACAGAACTTGGAGTAGATTTATTAACTACTTCTTCTCATAAAATAAACGGACCACGCGGCGTAGGTTTTTTATACGTCAAAAATGGGACGCGTCTTGCGTATCAAATGCACGGCGGCGAACAAGAACGAAAACGACGCGCTGGTACAGAAAACTTAGCGGGGATTTGTGGGTTTAGTGCAGCTTCTACCATTATGACAAATGAACGCGAACTGAAAAACGAGGAATATGTTTCCTTTAAAAAACGGATGGCAGAAATTTGGCGTTCGGCTGAGCTTGATTTTGAAGTGAATGGTTTAGAAGCGAACACTTTACCGCATGTTTTTAGCGTGCGTTTTCCGGGCGTTTCGATTGAACAATTATTAATGAATTTAGATATGGAAGGAATTGCCGTTTCGAGTGGTTCGGCATGCACGGCGGGGACAGTAGATCCGTCGCATGTTTTAGTAGCGCTTTTTGGTGAAAATCATCCAGCGATTCAAGAAACAGTTCGGATTAGTTTTGGACTGGGAAATCATTTAGAAGAAGTGGAAACGGCAGCTACGAAAATAAGTGAAGTAGTAGCGCGTTTAATGAAAATATAA
- a CDS encoding replication-associated recombination protein A — protein sequence MAIQPLAYRMRPKALDEIVGQTHLVGKDKIIYRMVKAKQLSSMILYGPPGIGKTSIASAIAGSTKYAFRTLNAVTNNKKDMEVVAAEAKMSGTVILLLDEVHRLDKAKQDFLLPLLESGAIILIGATTSNPYIAINPAIRSRTQIFELKPLTVEDIMITMDRALRDKERGLGNYEVEIDEVAKKHFATASNGDVRSALNALELAVISSEPNEAGVIHITVEVAEECLQKKSLAHDKDGDAHYDVLSAFQKSVRGSDVNAALHYMGRLIEAGDLVSISRRMLVMAYEDIGLANPQAGAHTLAAIQTAEKVGFPEARIPLANAVIELCLSPKSNSAIMAIDAALADIRQGNSGEVPDHLRDGHYSGAQKLGRAIDYKYPHNYENAWVDQQYLPDRLKKKLYYEPKFTSKFEQTIAGVYQKINENKAKKE from the coding sequence ATGGCAATTCAACCTTTAGCTTACCGGATGCGCCCAAAAGCACTAGATGAAATCGTGGGACAAACGCATTTAGTCGGTAAAGATAAAATTATTTACCGGATGGTCAAAGCAAAACAATTATCTTCTATGATATTATATGGACCGCCTGGAATTGGAAAAACCTCGATTGCAAGCGCGATTGCTGGTAGTACGAAATATGCTTTTCGTACATTAAATGCAGTAACGAATAATAAAAAAGATATGGAAGTAGTGGCTGCTGAAGCAAAAATGAGCGGTACGGTAATTCTGCTTTTGGATGAAGTACATCGTTTAGATAAAGCCAAACAAGATTTTTTGCTTCCTTTACTGGAAAGTGGTGCAATCATTTTAATAGGCGCGACGACAAGTAATCCATATATCGCCATTAATCCGGCTATTCGAAGCAGAACACAAATTTTCGAATTAAAGCCTTTGACGGTAGAAGACATTATGATAACGATGGACCGAGCGCTTAGAGATAAAGAACGAGGACTCGGGAATTATGAAGTAGAAATAGATGAAGTAGCGAAAAAACACTTTGCAACGGCTAGTAATGGCGATGTGCGTAGTGCGCTGAATGCCCTCGAGTTAGCAGTTATTTCATCCGAACCAAACGAAGCTGGAGTTATTCATATTACAGTGGAGGTAGCAGAAGAGTGCTTACAAAAGAAAAGTCTCGCACATGATAAAGACGGAGATGCGCATTATGATGTGCTAAGTGCGTTTCAAAAATCAGTTCGAGGTAGTGATGTCAATGCTGCACTCCATTATATGGGACGTTTGATAGAAGCTGGGGATTTAGTGAGTATTAGTAGAAGAATGCTTGTTATGGCATACGAAGATATTGGCTTGGCTAATCCACAAGCGGGCGCACATACATTAGCCGCGATTCAAACTGCAGAAAAAGTCGGCTTTCCAGAAGCACGAATCCCGCTTGCAAATGCGGTAATCGAGCTATGTTTATCACCGAAATCCAATTCAGCTATTATGGCGATTGATGCCGCGTTAGCAGACATTCGCCAAGGAAATAGCGGGGAAGTGCCGGACCATTTGCGTGATGGCCATTACTCCGGGGCGCAAAAACTTGGTCGAGCGATTGACTATAAATACCCGCATAATTATGAGAACGCGTGGGTTGATCAACAATATTTACCAGATCGACTCAAAAAGAAATTATATTATGAGCCAAAATTTACTTCTAAATTTGAGCAAACAATTGCCGGCGTGTACCAAAAAATTAACGAAAACAAAGCAAAAAAAGAATAA
- the cymR gene encoding cysteine metabolism transcriptional regulator CymR gives MKITTKGRYGLTITLELAKRIGDGPISLRSIAQDKNLSEHYLEQLIGPLRNAGIVKSIRGAHGGYVLNGDPEKITAGDIIRTLEGPIVLVESMEDEEAAQRELWTRMRNAVRDVLDQTTLADLLKHSTDSELSDGYMFYI, from the coding sequence ATGAAAATCACAACAAAAGGTCGTTATGGCCTAACAATAACATTAGAATTAGCAAAAAGAATTGGCGATGGCCCTATTTCCCTTCGCAGCATCGCTCAAGATAAAAATTTATCCGAACATTATTTAGAACAATTAATCGGACCATTACGTAATGCAGGAATTGTCAAAAGTATCCGCGGGGCGCACGGTGGATATGTGTTAAATGGTGATCCAGAAAAAATTACGGCTGGCGATATTATTCGCACGCTGGAAGGCCCTATCGTACTTGTCGAGAGTATGGAAGACGAGGAAGCGGCACAACGCGAACTATGGACCCGCATGCGTAATGCTGTCCGCGATGTATTAGATCAAACGACACTTGCTGACTTATTAAAACATTCGACAGACTCCGAACTATCGGATGGTTACATGTTTTATATTTAA
- a CDS encoding ammonium transporter yields MESVFMFFCTLLVWLMTPGIALFYGGMVRRKNVLSTAMYSFSSMAIVSILWVIVGYSLAFAPGNGFIGSFDWIFLHNVGFAANDTYSDAIPHILFMMFQMTFAILTVAIISGAFAERMNFSAYLIFIILWSLLVYSPVAHWVWGDGGWLRDLGALDFAGGNVVHISSGVTGLVLAIMIGRRKEADSASPHNLPLALIGGILVWFGWYGFNVGSALTIDNVAMTAFVNTNTAAAAGIIGWGLVEWLTNKKPTMLGTISGAIAGLVSITPAAGFVTVPSSLIIGFLGGALCFWAVFWLKGKVKYDDALDAFGLHGIGGIWGGIATGLFATTKVNEAGADGLFYGNASLVVKQLIAIGSTVAYVAVVTALIVVIIKLFLPIRVNEEQEFKGLDLTLHGEKAYQE; encoded by the coding sequence ATGGAATCAGTATTTATGTTCTTTTGTACTTTATTGGTTTGGTTAATGACACCAGGAATTGCATTATTTTATGGTGGCATGGTTCGGCGCAAAAATGTGTTAAGTACGGCAATGTATAGTTTTAGCTCAATGGCAATTGTTTCTATTCTTTGGGTGATTGTTGGTTATTCATTAGCTTTTGCACCTGGAAACGGCTTTATTGGCAGTTTTGACTGGATATTCCTTCATAACGTCGGGTTCGCTGCAAACGATACTTACTCAGATGCTATTCCACATATTCTCTTTATGATGTTCCAAATGACTTTTGCTATTTTAACTGTAGCTATCATTTCCGGGGCATTTGCAGAACGAATGAATTTCTCCGCATATTTGATTTTCATTATTTTGTGGTCGTTACTTGTTTATTCCCCTGTTGCCCACTGGGTTTGGGGCGATGGCGGTTGGTTACGCGATCTAGGAGCACTTGATTTTGCCGGCGGAAACGTGGTTCATATTAGCTCAGGCGTAACCGGATTGGTACTCGCTATTATGATTGGTCGGAGAAAAGAAGCGGACTCTGCTTCCCCGCATAACTTGCCGCTCGCACTTATCGGTGGCATTCTCGTTTGGTTTGGTTGGTATGGATTTAATGTTGGGAGCGCCCTAACGATTGATAACGTGGCGATGACGGCATTTGTTAATACGAATACGGCGGCTGCAGCTGGTATTATCGGTTGGGGACTTGTCGAATGGTTAACGAATAAAAAACCGACGATGCTTGGAACGATTTCTGGAGCTATTGCTGGTTTAGTTTCTATCACCCCTGCTGCTGGATTTGTTACTGTCCCAAGTTCTTTGATTATCGGTTTCCTCGGCGGAGCGTTATGCTTCTGGGCTGTATTCTGGTTGAAAGGCAAAGTAAAATACGACGATGCGCTTGATGCGTTTGGCCTTCACGGTATTGGTGGTATTTGGGGCGGCATCGCAACCGGACTTTTTGCTACAACGAAAGTAAATGAAGCTGGAGCAGATGGTTTATTTTACGGTAACGCATCTCTAGTAGTGAAACAGCTAATCGCAATCGGCTCAACTGTCGCATATGTCGCTGTGGTAACGGCCCTCATCGTCGTGATCATCAAACTATTTTTACCAATTCGCGTAAATGAAGAACAAGAATTTAAAGGACTTGATTTGACGCTTCACGGCGAAAAAGCATATCAAGAATAA